In Scatophagus argus isolate fScaArg1 chromosome 14, fScaArg1.pri, whole genome shotgun sequence, the following proteins share a genomic window:
- the bicdl2 gene encoding BICD family-like cargo adapter 2 isoform X1, which translates to MMFTPRKNNLQSPSLEDSFFPLSSSSSISLSFALPSSTSSPSSSDSGGGIETDLIIAAELGQALLEKNEELAASLKQSEKEMEVLQQEKHVLQRKLEMNELASGQREAELAADLAALRAELERHHSLGRDRRRDESEQLTQLANHNQRLVEQLAEAVTLEHSLRTELRSLREEMEESSFSRNINFTQLENLQAENRVLLERLSHMEAQLKASEEDCDRLRMERERLRDRLSEIQETLREKEAEIEQEQGVVFELRTLNRSLQQKALNLGEDSILDCAHTQPLSLHSEIQQSQAKEALLAHSAVLQAKDEEIQALTEELQSQREELESLREEIKPFRSSSGMPSYSSLESELATVRQEKESLTQQLLNTIKHKVALSQELDAWQEDMRLVINQQVQQREEDRQRQLQREKETSVGLQRSKSLRVKGEGGKGFFSFFKDK; encoded by the exons ATGATGTTCACTCCTCGGAAAAACAATCTTCAATCCCCCAGCCTGGAAGActccttcttccctctctcctcatcctcctcgaTCTCACTTTCCTTTGCTCTCCCCTCATCCACGTCCTCTcccagcagcagtgacagcggAGGAGGGATAGAGACGGATCTGATCATAGCCGCAGAGCTGGGTCAGGCTTTACTGGAGAAGAATGAGGAGCTGGCAGCCTCTCTGAAGCAGAgtgagaaggagatggag GTTTTACAGCAGGAGAAGCATGTTCTTCAGAGAAAGCTGGAAATGAATGAACTGGCGTCTgggcagagagaggcagagctggCTGCAGATTTAGCTGCCTTGAGGGCTGAGCTGGAGCGACATCACAGTCTGGGACGCGACCGGCGAAGGGATGAGAGTGAACAGCTGACTCAATTAGCTAATCATAACCAGCGGTTGGTGGAGCAGCTAGCAGAG GCTGTAACACTGGAACACTCCTTGAGGACCGAGCTTCGTTCCCTTAGAGAAGAGATGGAAGAGTCATCTTTTAGTCGAAATATCAATTTCACACAATTAGAGAACCTACAAGCAGAG AACAGAGTTTTGCTGGAGCGGCTCTCCCACATGGAAGCCCAACTAAAAGCTTCAGAGGAGGACTGCGATAGACTCcgcatggagagagagagactgagagacagactgtcAGAAATACAGGAGAcgctgagagagaaagaagcagag ATAGAGCAGGAGCAGGGAGTGGTGTTTGAGTTGCGAACCTTGAATCGCTCTCTACAGCAGAAAGCTCTGAATCTGGGAGAAGACAGCATTCTggactgtgcacacacacaacctcttTCACTGCACAGTGAAATTCAGCAAtcacag GCTAAAGAAGCTCTTCTAGCTCACTCGGCAGTCCTGCAAGCAAAAGATGAGGAGATACAAGCGCTCACAGAGGAG TTGCAGTCTCAACGAGAAGAGCTGGAGTCTTTGAGGGAGGAAATCAAGCCATTTAGAAGCAGTTCTGGAATGCCAAGCTACAG TTCCTTAGAGAGTGAGCTGGCCACAGTACGTCAGGAGAAAGAATCACTAACTCAGCAGCTTCTCAACACTATCAAACACAAGGTGGCGCTGTCTCAAGAGCTGGATGCCTGGCAG GAGGACATGCGGTTGGTGATCAATCAGCAGGTGCAGCAaagggaggaggacagacagagacaattACAGCGAGAGAAAGAAACCTCAGTAGGACTCCAAAGAAGCAAGTCTTTAAGAGtgaagggagaaggagggaaaggattcttctcctttttcaaagacaaataa
- the bicdl2 gene encoding BICD family-like cargo adapter 2 isoform X2 yields the protein MMFTPRKNNLQSPSLEDSFFPLSSSSSISLSFALPSSTSSPSSSDSGGGIETDLIIAAELGQALLEKNEELAASLKQSEKEMEVLQQEKHVLQRKLEMNELASGQREAELAADLAALRAELERHHSLGRDRRRDESEQLTQLANHNQRLVEQLAEAVTLEHSLRTELRSLREEMEESSFSRNINFTQLENLQAENRVLLERLSHMEAQLKASEEDCDRLRMERERLRDRLSEIQETLREKEAEAKEALLAHSAVLQAKDEEIQALTEELQSQREELESLREEIKPFRSSSGMPSYSSLESELATVRQEKESLTQQLLNTIKHKVALSQELDAWQEDMRLVINQQVQQREEDRQRQLQREKETSVGLQRSKSLRVKGEGGKGFFSFFKDK from the exons ATGATGTTCACTCCTCGGAAAAACAATCTTCAATCCCCCAGCCTGGAAGActccttcttccctctctcctcatcctcctcgaTCTCACTTTCCTTTGCTCTCCCCTCATCCACGTCCTCTcccagcagcagtgacagcggAGGAGGGATAGAGACGGATCTGATCATAGCCGCAGAGCTGGGTCAGGCTTTACTGGAGAAGAATGAGGAGCTGGCAGCCTCTCTGAAGCAGAgtgagaaggagatggag GTTTTACAGCAGGAGAAGCATGTTCTTCAGAGAAAGCTGGAAATGAATGAACTGGCGTCTgggcagagagaggcagagctggCTGCAGATTTAGCTGCCTTGAGGGCTGAGCTGGAGCGACATCACAGTCTGGGACGCGACCGGCGAAGGGATGAGAGTGAACAGCTGACTCAATTAGCTAATCATAACCAGCGGTTGGTGGAGCAGCTAGCAGAG GCTGTAACACTGGAACACTCCTTGAGGACCGAGCTTCGTTCCCTTAGAGAAGAGATGGAAGAGTCATCTTTTAGTCGAAATATCAATTTCACACAATTAGAGAACCTACAAGCAGAG AACAGAGTTTTGCTGGAGCGGCTCTCCCACATGGAAGCCCAACTAAAAGCTTCAGAGGAGGACTGCGATAGACTCcgcatggagagagagagactgagagacagactgtcAGAAATACAGGAGAcgctgagagagaaagaagcagag GCTAAAGAAGCTCTTCTAGCTCACTCGGCAGTCCTGCAAGCAAAAGATGAGGAGATACAAGCGCTCACAGAGGAG TTGCAGTCTCAACGAGAAGAGCTGGAGTCTTTGAGGGAGGAAATCAAGCCATTTAGAAGCAGTTCTGGAATGCCAAGCTACAG TTCCTTAGAGAGTGAGCTGGCCACAGTACGTCAGGAGAAAGAATCACTAACTCAGCAGCTTCTCAACACTATCAAACACAAGGTGGCGCTGTCTCAAGAGCTGGATGCCTGGCAG GAGGACATGCGGTTGGTGATCAATCAGCAGGTGCAGCAaagggaggaggacagacagagacaattACAGCGAGAGAAAGAAACCTCAGTAGGACTCCAAAGAAGCAAGTCTTTAAGAGtgaagggagaaggagggaaaggattcttctcctttttcaaagacaaataa
- the mia gene encoding melanoma-derived growth regulatory protein: MPYKLWIALSVWLLLPISGAEKQMPKLSDKKLCADSECSHPILIARALQDYYPGDCRFIPIRQGQLVYVYAMLKDRGNLFWAGSVQDSYYGQQEARIGHFPSSVVEETHPLMPASTEVKTTKWDFYCY; this comes from the exons ATGCCTTACAAACTCTGGATCGCTCTGTCAGTCTGGCTTTTGCTGCCAATCTCTGGAGCTGAAAAGCAGATGCCTAAACTCTCTGACAAGAAACTCTGTGCCGACTCCGAATGCAGCC ATCCTATCTTGATAGCTCGTGCACTGCAGGACTACTACCCTGGAGACTGCAGGTTCATCCCTATCAGACAGGGGCAGCTCGTCTATGTATATGCAATGCTAAAGGACAGAGGGAACCTCTTCTGGGCTGGCAGC GTACAAGACTCCTATTATGGACAGCAGGAGGCTCGCATTGGCCACTTCCCCAGCAGCGTAGTGGAGGAGACACATCCTCTCATGCCAGCCAGCACTGAAGTCAAAACTACT AAATGGGACTTCTACTGTTACTGA
- the si:dkey-71l1.1 gene encoding mitochondrial import receptor subunit TOM40B isoform X3, with protein MGSVLALSSGPGHQNWPFSTDPPPSRWDAHPAHWDSPPRWERRDGRLPNPGSFHSLHRSCKDVFPQQIEGVKMILNKTLSSFFKVSHALHLSAVSPSYYRFHVEHLQSDDYSKDKDAPALIGEMDSSGSLNAHALLHLTERVRARTVFQTQQSQFVTWQFETEYRGNDFTAAVTVANPDVLRESVILVAHFLQSVSSGLVLGGELVYHRGRAEEGGILTLAGQYSRPNWVATLNAGKGGAHASYYHRANKQIQVGVEFEASTRTQETTTSFGYQMELPEANMVFRGMINSRCIIGGVLEKRLTPLPATLIMGAFVNHRGDKLQVGLGVNVG; from the exons ATGGGCAGCGTTTTGGCTTTGTCTTCCGGTCCAGGCCATCAGAATTGGCCTTTCTCTACGGACCCTCCTCCTTCTCGCTGGGACGCACATCCTGCTCACTGGGACAGTCCACCGCGCTGGGAGAGGAGGGATGGTCGCCTACCCAACCCAGGCAGCTTTCATTCTCTGCACAGGAGCTGCAAAG ATGTGTTTCCTCAACAGATTGAGGGAGTCAAGATGATCCTCAATAAAACCCTGAGCAGCTTTTTCAAG GTCAGTCATGCTCTCCATCTAAGTGCTGTTAGTCCTTCATACTATCGATTCCATGTGGAGCATCTGCAGTCTGATGATTACAGCAAGGACAAG GATGCCCCAGCGTTGATCGGTGAGATGGACTCTTCAGGCAGTCTGAATGCTCACGCCCTGTTGCATCTCACTGAGCGTGTACGAGCCAGAACAGTGTTCCAG ACCCAGCAGTCCCAGTTTGTGACCTGGCAGTTTGAAACTGAGTACAGAGGGAAtgacttcactgctgctgtgacgGTAGCCAACCCAGATGTCCTCAGAGAGTCAG TCATTCTTGTGGCGCATTTCCTGCAGAGTGTCTCTTCTGGGCTGGTCTTAGGAGGGGAGCTGGTCTACCATCGAGGCCGAGCAGAGGAAGGTGGAATACTTACTTTGGCTGGGCAATACTCAA GGCCAAACTGGGTGGCGACGCTGAATGCTGGGAAAGGAGGTGCACATGCTAGCTACTATCACAGAGCCAACAAACAG ATTCAAGTTGGGGTTGAATTTGAAGCCAGCACCAGAACACAGGAGACCACAACCTCATTTGGGTACCAGATGGAACTTCCAGAGGCCAACATGGTCTTTCGAG GTATGATAAACAGTCGCTGTATAATAGGAGGCGTGTTGGAGAAGCGTCTGACCCCACTCCCTGCCACCTTGATCATGGGTGCCTTTGTAAATCACAGAGGTGACAAGCTGCAAGTGGGCCTAGGCGTCAATGTGGGATAA
- the si:dkey-71l1.1 gene encoding mitochondrial import receptor subunit TOM40B isoform X4 — protein MQKEQTRVGERRLSSVFFMIKFDVSNEECCAHMGSVLALSSGPGHQNWPFSTDPPPSRWDAHPAHWDSPPRWERRDGRLPNPGSFHSLHRSCKDVFPQQIEGVKMILNKTLSSFFKVSHALHLSAVSPSYYRFHVEHLQSDDYSKDKDAPALIGEMDSSGSLNAHALLHLTERVRARTVFQTQQSQFVTWQFETEYRGNDFTAAVTVANPDVLRESVILVAHFLQSVSSGLVLGGELVYHRGRAEEGGILTLAGQYSRPNWVATLNAGKGGAHASYYHRANKQIQVGVEFEASTRTQETTTSFGYQMELPEANMVFRA, from the exons ATGCAAAAGGAACAGACGCGCGTGGGAGAGCGGCGACTATCCTCAGTCTTCTTCATGATCAAATTTGATGTGTCTAATGA GGAGTGTTGTGCCCACATGGGCAGCGTTTTGGCTTTGTCTTCCGGTCCAGGCCATCAGAATTGGCCTTTCTCTACGGACCCTCCTCCTTCTCGCTGGGACGCACATCCTGCTCACTGGGACAGTCCACCGCGCTGGGAGAGGAGGGATGGTCGCCTACCCAACCCAGGCAGCTTTCATTCTCTGCACAGGAGCTGCAAAG ATGTGTTTCCTCAACAGATTGAGGGAGTCAAGATGATCCTCAATAAAACCCTGAGCAGCTTTTTCAAG GTCAGTCATGCTCTCCATCTAAGTGCTGTTAGTCCTTCATACTATCGATTCCATGTGGAGCATCTGCAGTCTGATGATTACAGCAAGGACAAG GATGCCCCAGCGTTGATCGGTGAGATGGACTCTTCAGGCAGTCTGAATGCTCACGCCCTGTTGCATCTCACTGAGCGTGTACGAGCCAGAACAGTGTTCCAG ACCCAGCAGTCCCAGTTTGTGACCTGGCAGTTTGAAACTGAGTACAGAGGGAAtgacttcactgctgctgtgacgGTAGCCAACCCAGATGTCCTCAGAGAGTCAG TCATTCTTGTGGCGCATTTCCTGCAGAGTGTCTCTTCTGGGCTGGTCTTAGGAGGGGAGCTGGTCTACCATCGAGGCCGAGCAGAGGAAGGTGGAATACTTACTTTGGCTGGGCAATACTCAA GGCCAAACTGGGTGGCGACGCTGAATGCTGGGAAAGGAGGTGCACATGCTAGCTACTATCACAGAGCCAACAAACAG ATTCAAGTTGGGGTTGAATTTGAAGCCAGCACCAGAACACAGGAGACCACAACCTCATTTGGGTACCAGATGGAACTTCCAGAGGCCAACATGGTCTTTCGAG catAA
- the si:dkey-71l1.1 gene encoding mitochondrial import receptor subunit TOM40B isoform X2: protein MKKRRQECCAHMGSVLALSSGPGHQNWPFSTDPPPSRWDAHPAHWDSPPRWERRDGRLPNPGSFHSLHRSCKDVFPQQIEGVKMILNKTLSSFFKVSHALHLSAVSPSYYRFHVEHLQSDDYSKDKDAPALIGEMDSSGSLNAHALLHLTERVRARTVFQTQQSQFVTWQFETEYRGNDFTAAVTVANPDVLRESVILVAHFLQSVSSGLVLGGELVYHRGRAEEGGILTLAGQYSRPNWVATLNAGKGGAHASYYHRANKQIQVGVEFEASTRTQETTTSFGYQMELPEANMVFRGMINSRCIIGGVLEKRLTPLPATLIMGAFVNHRGDKLQVGLGVNVG, encoded by the exons GGAGTGTTGTGCCCACATGGGCAGCGTTTTGGCTTTGTCTTCCGGTCCAGGCCATCAGAATTGGCCTTTCTCTACGGACCCTCCTCCTTCTCGCTGGGACGCACATCCTGCTCACTGGGACAGTCCACCGCGCTGGGAGAGGAGGGATGGTCGCCTACCCAACCCAGGCAGCTTTCATTCTCTGCACAGGAGCTGCAAAG ATGTGTTTCCTCAACAGATTGAGGGAGTCAAGATGATCCTCAATAAAACCCTGAGCAGCTTTTTCAAG GTCAGTCATGCTCTCCATCTAAGTGCTGTTAGTCCTTCATACTATCGATTCCATGTGGAGCATCTGCAGTCTGATGATTACAGCAAGGACAAG GATGCCCCAGCGTTGATCGGTGAGATGGACTCTTCAGGCAGTCTGAATGCTCACGCCCTGTTGCATCTCACTGAGCGTGTACGAGCCAGAACAGTGTTCCAG ACCCAGCAGTCCCAGTTTGTGACCTGGCAGTTTGAAACTGAGTACAGAGGGAAtgacttcactgctgctgtgacgGTAGCCAACCCAGATGTCCTCAGAGAGTCAG TCATTCTTGTGGCGCATTTCCTGCAGAGTGTCTCTTCTGGGCTGGTCTTAGGAGGGGAGCTGGTCTACCATCGAGGCCGAGCAGAGGAAGGTGGAATACTTACTTTGGCTGGGCAATACTCAA GGCCAAACTGGGTGGCGACGCTGAATGCTGGGAAAGGAGGTGCACATGCTAGCTACTATCACAGAGCCAACAAACAG ATTCAAGTTGGGGTTGAATTTGAAGCCAGCACCAGAACACAGGAGACCACAACCTCATTTGGGTACCAGATGGAACTTCCAGAGGCCAACATGGTCTTTCGAG GTATGATAAACAGTCGCTGTATAATAGGAGGCGTGTTGGAGAAGCGTCTGACCCCACTCCCTGCCACCTTGATCATGGGTGCCTTTGTAAATCACAGAGGTGACAAGCTGCAAGTGGGCCTAGGCGTCAATGTGGGATAA
- the si:dkey-71l1.1 gene encoding mitochondrial import receptor subunit TOM40B isoform X1 has translation MQKEQTRVGERRLSSVFFMIKFDVSNEECCAHMGSVLALSSGPGHQNWPFSTDPPPSRWDAHPAHWDSPPRWERRDGRLPNPGSFHSLHRSCKDVFPQQIEGVKMILNKTLSSFFKVSHALHLSAVSPSYYRFHVEHLQSDDYSKDKDAPALIGEMDSSGSLNAHALLHLTERVRARTVFQTQQSQFVTWQFETEYRGNDFTAAVTVANPDVLRESVILVAHFLQSVSSGLVLGGELVYHRGRAEEGGILTLAGQYSRPNWVATLNAGKGGAHASYYHRANKQIQVGVEFEASTRTQETTTSFGYQMELPEANMVFRGMINSRCIIGGVLEKRLTPLPATLIMGAFVNHRGDKLQVGLGVNVG, from the exons ATGCAAAAGGAACAGACGCGCGTGGGAGAGCGGCGACTATCCTCAGTCTTCTTCATGATCAAATTTGATGTGTCTAATGA GGAGTGTTGTGCCCACATGGGCAGCGTTTTGGCTTTGTCTTCCGGTCCAGGCCATCAGAATTGGCCTTTCTCTACGGACCCTCCTCCTTCTCGCTGGGACGCACATCCTGCTCACTGGGACAGTCCACCGCGCTGGGAGAGGAGGGATGGTCGCCTACCCAACCCAGGCAGCTTTCATTCTCTGCACAGGAGCTGCAAAG ATGTGTTTCCTCAACAGATTGAGGGAGTCAAGATGATCCTCAATAAAACCCTGAGCAGCTTTTTCAAG GTCAGTCATGCTCTCCATCTAAGTGCTGTTAGTCCTTCATACTATCGATTCCATGTGGAGCATCTGCAGTCTGATGATTACAGCAAGGACAAG GATGCCCCAGCGTTGATCGGTGAGATGGACTCTTCAGGCAGTCTGAATGCTCACGCCCTGTTGCATCTCACTGAGCGTGTACGAGCCAGAACAGTGTTCCAG ACCCAGCAGTCCCAGTTTGTGACCTGGCAGTTTGAAACTGAGTACAGAGGGAAtgacttcactgctgctgtgacgGTAGCCAACCCAGATGTCCTCAGAGAGTCAG TCATTCTTGTGGCGCATTTCCTGCAGAGTGTCTCTTCTGGGCTGGTCTTAGGAGGGGAGCTGGTCTACCATCGAGGCCGAGCAGAGGAAGGTGGAATACTTACTTTGGCTGGGCAATACTCAA GGCCAAACTGGGTGGCGACGCTGAATGCTGGGAAAGGAGGTGCACATGCTAGCTACTATCACAGAGCCAACAAACAG ATTCAAGTTGGGGTTGAATTTGAAGCCAGCACCAGAACACAGGAGACCACAACCTCATTTGGGTACCAGATGGAACTTCCAGAGGCCAACATGGTCTTTCGAG GTATGATAAACAGTCGCTGTATAATAGGAGGCGTGTTGGAGAAGCGTCTGACCCCACTCCCTGCCACCTTGATCATGGGTGCCTTTGTAAATCACAGAGGTGACAAGCTGCAAGTGGGCCTAGGCGTCAATGTGGGATAA